A stretch of Coccidioides posadasii str. Silveira chromosome 2, complete sequence DNA encodes these proteins:
- a CDS encoding uncharacterized protein (EggNog:ENOG410PHI8~COG:P~TransMembrane:9 (i339-356o368-385i392-415o427-447i468-488o500-517i529-550o582-602i614-630o)~BUSCO:1263at33183) — MSPPSPIAARRMMFHGPLRAPGQSNQPAPNDEEYGDDGHGVDCETNDGHDAQDTTPLLPIFSAPHLGTHSTAWAPQKRWYLNTNLLTILDSLPVYHLTYDLCLLVASRCETTLTWEQLRSPQVSQFLLKPILQAIHTAHFSRATLYSLMANCLQFRKEADIKPGISGASHTRAMVCELLAIKLLKEYSTRELIDALSYDFHPLQGQTPPSTSTTAHETGRYPHSRSQRHLKGVRISCLEVAIRAQAKRFLAHPLVVQQLEAIWAGTIVFYSAADHLHRLPLRNATRTQYGSLGASVDPANGAYTDSTSFMSRRSASLYDPQDASLFKLSRLRVPRYRQVLSTCSFAVLLCLFLTVIQRRSFLLTTLELVFWFWSAGFMLDEIVGFNEQGFSLYLMSFWNTFDVGILFLLFCYYCLRLYSVLLLDHTVAILAYDVLAATAVLLVPRLFSVLDHYRYFSQLLIAFRMMAVDLFAVLILIIIACSGFFVAFTFSFGHGDSPSSVIYALFQMIMGFTPAAWQLWDRYNPLGKAILILFLFICHFLVVTILITVLTNSFMAIVQNANEEHQFLFAVNTISMVKSDALFSYIAPANIVAWVVAPLRFVMPFRSFMRLNRTIIKATHFPILFSIYLYERIALRSAVFEPTDLVDGPLRPSQSKNWVNNGNKGHDLFALGNTFRLREPSIATHQKDEALEQVFRRPFRQTAHRVRQDTRAQHKSNAIVSDWMRDIGPGGIAEPPDEEDQAVLERLEQRRILCYPGARRRLKHSLRDPTITTRSVASDPEDFVNSGKIRPKAPAVGRGFGHPLRKQLTQQTDMEGDDELSSDHQQDDEVSSLRQRTTTIGSRIQNEQEDLFNLTNGPSSNSFEGSSRPSTAKRLSRRNSPNRKPNTPRRKHSRNLSSATVLLNPLRSWTTGEVNPMPSGKPALRRAFQRSTPPTPSRSPKEKTAARTGPRPIHPSKPEAKSVPNLNGVLLSGDFLKLNRGRSSIAIGLGSDLGDNKAVGGGFVGDIPASFATQMAYATGDLQRNRSNTDHRDTLNRLVLARMKTLEESFRDVIREVKDLRREQIYPPDIRGNMASKANIPTSKRQYIEYHSEDGGNNTDLIFDDDSSELKASSV; from the coding sequence ATGTCCCCTCCAAGCCCCATTGCGGCGAGGCGTATGATGTTTCATGGGCCGCTGCGTGCCCCAGGCCAGAGTAACCAGCCTGCTCCCAATGACGAGGAGTACGGTGACGATGGCCATGGCGTCGATTGCGAGACGAATGACGGACATGACGCCCAGGATACCACTCCCTTGCTCCCCATCTTCTCAGCGCCTCACCTTGGTACGCATTCTACCGCTTGGGCCCCTCAGAAACGCTGGTATCTTAACACTAATCTGCTCACTATCCTAGACTCTCTCCCCGTCTACCATCTCACATACGATCTGTGTCTCCTTGTGGCTTCACGATGCGAGACCACTCTCACCTGGGAACAGCTCCGTTCGCCGCAGGTGTCGCAGTTCCTTCTAAAACCGATTCTACAGGCGATACACACAGCTCATTTCTCCAGGGCAACCCTCTACTCCCTCATGGCAAACTGTCTCCAGTTCCGTAAGGAGGCCGATATAAAGCCAGGGATCAGTGGCGCTAGCCATACCAGGGCCATGGTGTGTGAGCTTCTGGCCATCAAGCTTCTCAAGGAGTACTCCACGAGGGAGTTGATCGATGCTCTTTCCTATGATTTTCATCCATTGCAGGGCCAAACGCCTCCGTCGACGAGCACCACTGCACACGAGACCGGAAGGTATCCCCACAGTCGCAGCCAGCGACATTTAAAGGGCGTTCGTATATCCTGCTTGGAAGTCGCCATCAGAGCGCAGGCGAAAAGATTTTTAGCCCATCCCCTGGTTGTTCAGCAATTAGAGGCTATATGGGCCGGCACCATTGTCTTCTACTCGGCTGCTGACCATTTGCACCGTCTCCCTCTCAGGAATGCTACCAGAACTCAGTACGGGTCCTTGGGAGCATCCGTGGATCCTGCGAACGGGGCTTATACAGACTCCACCTCGTTCATGTCGAGACGCTCTGCTTCACTCTATGACCCGCAGGATGCTTCCCTATTCAAACTGTCCCGCCTGCGGGTCCCGCGCTATCGCCAGGTGCTCTCCACATGTTCATTCGCTGTATTATTGTGTCTATTCCTCACCGTCATTCAGAGAAGGTCCTTTCTCCTTACCACCTTGGAGCTTGTCTTCTGGTTCTGGAGCGCTGGCTTCATGCTGGACGAGATTGTCGGATTCAACGAACAAGGTTTCAGTCTGTACCTAATGAGCTTCTGGAACACCTTTGACGTCGGGATTCTGTTTCTCCTTTTCTGTTACTACTGTCTACGCTTGTACAGCGTCCTGCTTCTGGACCATACTGTCGCAATTCTGGCCTACGATGTCCTTGCGGCGACTGCCGTCCTCCTAGTACCAAGGCTCTTTTCGGTCCTGGATCACTATCGCTACTTCTCTCAGCTGCTCATAGCCTTCAGGATGATGGCTGTAGATCTCTTCGCTGTTCTTATCCTGATCATAATCGCCTGCAGTGGATTCTTCGTCGCCTTCACCTTCTCCTTTGGACACGGCGATTCTCCCAGCTCCGTGATCTATGCTCTTTTCCAGATGATCATGGGTTTCACCCCAGCCGCCTGGCAGCTTTGGGATCGTTATAACCCCCTCGGAAAGGCCATCCTCATCCTATTCCTCTTTATTTGCCACTTCCTTGTCGTCACCATTCTCATTACAGTCCTAACAAATTCATTCATGGCCATCGTCCAGAATGCAAACGAAGAACACCAGTTCCTATTTGCCGTAAACACAATTTCCATGGTCAAATCTGATGCTCTATTTTCCTACATTGCACCTGCAAACATTGTGGCATGGGTCGTTGCACCCTTGCGGTTCGTCATGCCTTTTCGGAGCTTCATGAGGCTTAACAGGACAATCATAAAGGCCACACATTTCCCGATCCTGTTTAGCATATACCTTTATGAGAGGATTGCATTACGCTCGGCGGTATTCGAGCCGACTGATCTGGTCGATGGGCCTTTGCGCCCTAGCCAATCTAAAAACTGGGTTAACAACGGTAACAAGGGTCATGACCTCTTTGCACTCGGAAATACTTTTCGCTTGAGAGAGCCATCGATCGCCACGCACCAGAAGGATGAGGCTTTGGAACAAGTCTTCCGTCGTCCTTTCAGACAGACCGCTCACCGCGTGAGGCAGGACACCCGTGCTCAGCATAAATCCAATGCCATAGTTAGCGACTGGATGCGGGACATTGGACCTGGCGGCATCGCTGAACCACCTGACGAAGAAGATCAGGCGGTGCTGGAACGACTGGAACAGCGACGAATACTGTGTTATCCAGGAGCGCGGAGAAGATTAAAACACTCTCTGCGCGACCCGACCATCACGACCCGGTCAGTTGCCTCTGATCCAGAAGATTTTGTCAATAGCGGGAAAATCCGCCCAAAAGCTCCTGCTGTCGGGAGAGGGTTTGGGCACCCGCTTCGCAAGCAATTAACCCAGCAAACGGACATGGAAGGCGACGACGAGCTTAGCAGCGACCACCAACAGGATGACGAGGTGTCGAGCCTGCGCCAAAGAACCACAACGATAGGCAGCAGGATACAAAACGAGCAGGAGGATTTGTTCAACCTTACAAATGGACCATCTTCCAATTCATTCGAGGGATCGTCACGGCCCTCGACGGCGAAGAGGCTCTCTAGACGAAACAGCCCAAACCGCAAGCCGAATACGCCACGACGCAAGCATTCCAGAAATTTATCGAGCGCTACTGTCCTCTTAAACCCTCTCCGTTCATGGACTACAGGTGAGGTAAATCCCATGCCATCGGGGAAGCCGGCTCTCAGGAGAGCTTTCCAAAGGAGCACACCACCCACGCCCAGCCGCTCACCCAAGGAAAAAACCGCTGCGCGTACCGGTCCGCGGCCCATTCACCCCTCAAAGCCCGAAGCAAAATCCGTTCCCAATCTCAACGGGGTGCTGCTATCTGGCGACTTTCTCAAACTCAATCGCGGCCGTTCGTCCATCGCGATAGGGCTCGGTTCCGATCTGGGCGATAACAAGGCCGTCGGCGGTGGGTTTGTCGGCGACATCCCCGCGAGCTTCGCCACGCAAATGGCATACGCGACCGGGGATCTTCAGCGAAACCGTTCGAATACCGATCACAGGGATACATTGAATAGATTAGTTCTTGCGAGGATGAAGACTCTCGAGGAAAGTTTCCGGGACGTGATAAGGGAGGTGAAAGACCTCCGCAGAGAGCAAATATATCCGCCGGACATCCGGGGCAATATGGCTTCGAAAGCGAATATTCCCACTTCTAAACGTCAGTATATTGAATACCACTCCGAAGACGGCGGCAACAACACTGATCTGATATTTGATGACGACTCATCCGAGCTAAAAGCGAGTTCTGTATGA